Genomic segment of Luteitalea sp.:
CCATCAGGAGGTCTTGAACGTCCCGCAGCCGCACGACGTGCCCGTCGATCAGATACTCGCTCTCACCGGATCGGTAGAGTCGGCGGGAGATCTCAACATCGCGCAGGACGTCCGAGTGTCCGTTCCCGTCGGCTTCAATAGTAGCCACAGCCACCGTACGCACATCGCCCTGCGGCGCCACATGGTCGTGTGGCGTGGACTCGACGCTCGTGCCGTTCTGGCCGTTGGCGGCCGGGACGCGGGTTGGCACGCCGCTCAGGCGGAGCTTGACCTCGGCGGCGCCCGTGGGTCGTCGAGCGTCGCTGCCGGCAAAGATGACGTCCTCCATGCGCTCGCCGCGCAGGCTCCTGGCGCTCTGCTCGCCGAGCACCCACGTAATGGCATCGACGACGTTGCTCTTGCCGCAGCCGTTCGGGCCGACAATGGCGGTCACGCCACGGTCGAAATGCAGGTCGGCCGCGTCCGGAAAACTCTTGAAGCCGGTCAGCTTGAGGCGTTGGAGGCGCATGGGTCGGTCGCAACGGGCGGCCCACACCGGCGAGCGCGCTGAGCTAGCACACTGGGCTAGCACACTGGGCTGTGGGTCCCGTGAAAGTTTAGCAGGCGCTACTGGTTGGGGCAACTCGAAAAGTGGACACTAGATAAGGGGCAGGGAGGCGAGCGCCTCGGCGAGGCGCCCCTACCATGACCGTGCGACGGACGCCCGGGCGACGCGTCCCTACCTTCCGTCCTGCTGTCCCGCGCGGGTGGTGTTCTTGGGGAGGCGGGTGAGCTGAACCGCCTCGGGGAACAGGCTGAGCGCGAGCTGCGCCTGCGGGTCGCGGGCGATGAGATTGCGCTGCGCCTGATCGATGCCAAAGAGGTCGACGTCGATCTCGAAATGAATCATCGCTTTGATGAACTCGAGATCTTTGGTGAATGCCGCCTCGTCGATCTTGACCTTCTTGCTCTGAAGAAACGTCCGGAAGTCCTCGACCATCGCGTCGTCGACGACGAAATCGCGCGCAAGCGTTTTGCGCCCACGGGCGACGGCGCTGACGCGCGTATCCCCTTCGGGTGAGAATTTCTCGGCGTAGTCGACAAACAGCTGCCGCGCGTTCAGCATCCGGCCGAACCGCGTGGGGTTGAAGCCTTCGAGGGGACCGGCCAAGTAACGATCTGGCTCGATCCCTCCACCGCCGTAGACCTTCCGCCCGGCATCGGTGTAGCGGAGCTCTGCCGGATCCTTTTTCTCCTGACGAATATCGTCACGCAGGGTGTGCGTGAGGTATTCGTCGAAGCTGCCATCCCACGGCCGCTGGATCAAACGTCCACTCGGCGTGTAGTACCGCGCTGTTGTGAGCGCTAGTCCCGCACCCTCGCTCACGCGGAAGATCGACTGCACCAGCGCCTTGCCAAAGGTGGTCTCACCCACGACGAGCGCGCGATCGTGGTCCTGCAGCGCGCCAGCCACGATTTCGGATGCGCTCGCGGAGTTGCGGTTGACCAGCACGACGACGGGCGCAGCGTCGAGATCCTCCGCATCCATCGCGGTATAGTCCGAATCGGAGTTGCGCGTCCGCCCGCGCGTGTAGACGACCAACTGTCCGCTCGGCAGGAAGCGATCGGCAACCTTGATGGCTTGATCGAGCGGACCACCAGGATTGTCTCGAAGGTCGAGGATCAACCGCTGCATGCCCTCGCCTTCCAGCTTGTCGATGGCCGCGCCGAGGTCGTGATCGGTCGTTTCGGAAAAGTCGCCGACGCGGACGTACCCCGTCGTGCTGTCGACCATGAAGGAGCCGCGGATCGTGGGGATGTGGATCTCGTCGCGAGCCACGACGATCCGAATCAACTGCTCGTAGCCGCGCCGCTGGATCCCGAGCCTTACCTTCGAGCCCTTCTCTCCACGCAAGACCTTGACCGCATCGTCGTTGGTCCAGCCCTTGGTGTCGGCATCCTCGATCTCCGCGATGATGTCGCCGCGACGCAGGCCGCTCTTGTACGCAGGCGTCCCCTCGAAGATGTTCGTCACGGTCACGTCACCGTCCACCGTGAGAATGCTTATCCCGAGACCGTAATAGCGTCCCTCCTGCCGCTCGCGCAGTTGTGCGTATACGCGCGGGCTCAGGAAGCTGGAATGGGGGTCCAGCTTCTGGAGCATCCCGCCTATGGAGCTGTAGACGAGGCGATCCGATTCGATGTCGCCGGCGTAGTTGTTCTCGACTGCGGCGAGGGCCGCCGTAAATATCTTGTAGCGCTCCGCGACCGGATCATTGGTGGCGAGAGCGCTGCGGCCGACCGCGCCCCCAAGCACGGCCGACAGGACGACAGCGCCGAGGGCGATCGACAAGGACCTGACGCGGGACATAAATTGCAGGGTAGCAGACACACGGGCAGGGAGCAACAAAGGGATAAAGGGGTCAAGGGATAAAGGGGGCAAGGGGTGGTTCTTCGGGGCGCGCACGTAGCGCGGCGCCTCGAGGCCCCGCGGAGGAGGACGAGGAAGCTTCGCCCTCACCCTTAGGCCCTTCGACCCGTTGCCCTTGATCCCTTGGCCTCTTTATCCCTTTGCCCCTATAATCATGAGGTGAGGTTGTGGGGGGATCGGGTCGATCATCCCACGAGACGTATGCATTCTCGTGCACCCACGCGCACGCGAGGGTGTCGCCCCCGCCAGTTGCCCGCCTGGGCCACGAATCATCGGGGTCTGGCTTGTCCGGAGGGTTCCGGGCGTTGCCCGGCCCGGCCGCTCGAGGGTGTCAGCTACGCTTAGTCAAGGAGCCAGGGCATGGGATTTGGGCCACTTGGGGTACCGGAGCTCATCATTATCTTCGTGATCGCGCTGATCGTCTTCGGTCCGCGAAAGCTGCCGGAGCTGGGGAAATCGCTGGGGCGCGGCCTGTCGGAGTTCAAGCGCGCGTCGAACGATCTGCGTAACAGCTTGGAAGAGGAGATTCGCCTCGAGGATGACCAGGAAAAGCGTCCTCGAGCCGAGCCTGCCAAGGCGCCCACACCCGATCCAGTGGGACCGCGCCCGGTCGAGGACTCCACCCCTCGGAGCAGCGAGTCCACGCCGCACAACCAGGTGCTCGACGCATAGACCTCGCTCATGGCGCTGGCTCCCGTCCCCACATCTCCGGAACCGCCCGGGCCGTTCGAGCCGGATGACGACCCCCAGCTCGGCGGGAAGATGAGCTTCCTCGAGCACCTGGATGAGCTGCGCAAGCGGCTGATCCGCTCCATATACGCGCTCCTCGGCGGTTTCCTGATCGCCTGTATTTTCATCCCACAGATCTTCAGGTTCATCATGGAGCCTCTTTCGGCCGTGCTGCCGAATGGAAGCTCGCTGATCTACACGGTGCCC
This window contains:
- a CDS encoding PDZ domain-containing protein translates to MSRVRSLSIALGAVVLSAVLGGAVGRSALATNDPVAERYKIFTAALAAVENNYAGDIESDRLVYSSIGGMLQKLDPHSSFLSPRVYAQLRERQEGRYYGLGISILTVDGDVTVTNIFEGTPAYKSGLRRGDIIAEIEDADTKGWTNDDAVKVLRGEKGSKVRLGIQRRGYEQLIRIVVARDEIHIPTIRGSFMVDSTTGYVRVGDFSETTDHDLGAAIDKLEGEGMQRLILDLRDNPGGPLDQAIKVADRFLPSGQLVVYTRGRTRNSDSDYTAMDAEDLDAAPVVVLVNRNSASASEIVAGALQDHDRALVVGETTFGKALVQSIFRVSEGAGLALTTARYYTPSGRLIQRPWDGSFDEYLTHTLRDDIRQEKKDPAELRYTDAGRKVYGGGGIEPDRYLAGPLEGFNPTRFGRMLNARQLFVDYAEKFSPEGDTRVSAVARGRKTLARDFVVDDAMVEDFRTFLQSKKVKIDEAAFTKDLEFIKAMIHFEIDVDLFGIDQAQRNLIARDPQAQLALSLFPEAVQLTRLPKNTTRAGQQDGR
- the tatA gene encoding twin-arginine translocase TatA/TatE family subunit gives rise to the protein MGFGPLGVPELIIIFVIALIVFGPRKLPELGKSLGRGLSEFKRASNDLRNSLEEEIRLEDDQEKRPRAEPAKAPTPDPVGPRPVEDSTPRSSESTPHNQVLDA